A part of Lactobacillus sp. ESL0700 genomic DNA contains:
- the htpX gene encoding zinc metalloprotease HtpX — translation MLFQQIARNKRKTGIIMVLFAVILALVGAGLGYIFSDSPWSGMIIALIISVLYLFLVMRDPANMVMSLNHASEIHEQDNPELWHVVQDMAMVGRVPMPRVFIINDPSPNAFATGRDPDHSAVAVTQGLLDMMNREELEGVLGHEISHIRNYDIRLSTVAAVLVGVISYLSGIASRYIWWFDDDRGSDKDDDNNLVIIFKVVAIIFVLILGPLCASLAQMALSRNREYLADASSVDLTRNPQGLISALEKIAGSKPMKKADPSSAGMYIEDPLRKKHSFTHLFDSHPPTEDRIKRLEKM, via the coding sequence ATGTTATTTCAACAAATTGCTCGCAATAAGCGCAAAACCGGCATTATCATGGTCTTATTCGCCGTGATTTTAGCTCTTGTTGGTGCTGGATTAGGCTACATTTTCAGTGATAGCCCATGGAGCGGAATGATTATTGCGCTAATTATCAGCGTCCTTTACCTATTTTTGGTCATGCGTGATCCCGCAAATATGGTAATGAGCTTAAATCATGCCAGCGAAATTCACGAACAAGATAACCCCGAATTGTGGCACGTTGTCCAAGACATGGCCATGGTTGGCCGTGTACCAATGCCCCGTGTTTTTATCATTAATGACCCCAGCCCCAACGCTTTTGCGACAGGGCGTGATCCCGACCACAGTGCTGTCGCTGTAACTCAAGGATTACTCGACATGATGAACCGCGAGGAGCTGGAAGGCGTCCTAGGCCACGAGATTTCTCACATTCGCAATTATGATATTAGGTTATCAACGGTTGCGGCTGTTCTTGTCGGTGTGATTTCTTATTTATCTGGAATCGCTAGCCGGTATATCTGGTGGTTTGACGATGACCGTGGCAGCGATAAGGATGATGATAATAACCTTGTCATTATTTTTAAAGTTGTTGCGATTATTTTCGTGCTTATCCTGGGACCACTATGTGCCAGTCTTGCGCAAATGGCCTTATCGCGTAACCGCGAATACTTAGCCGATGCTTCATCAGTTGACCTTACTCGCAATCCGCAGGGATTGATTTCTGCTCTTGAAAAAATCGCGGGTAGTAAGCCAATGAAAAAGGCTGATCCGAGCAGCGCGGGCATGTATATTGAAGACCCACTGCGCAAAAAGCACAGTTTTACGCACCTGTTTGATAGTCATCCACCAACAGAAGACCGGATTAAGCGGTTAGAAAAAATGTAA